Proteins co-encoded in one Polaromonas vacuolata genomic window:
- a CDS encoding YadA family autotransporter adhesin: MSTALAPLVASAITAIANGGSLIASTAGGVTSGMLQTQGATFNNTDFKNVPVPEGCSAANGVDTTVTGLCANAGTSVGVNGATVTTLAHGSTAYGSHSLAQDANTTAIGFRSTATFEGSVAIGFQARAIADPATAVGANSLASGNDSVALGASAQATGNRSVALGAYSVAEQANTVSVGSVNNERRITNVAAGIQPTDGVNVSQLRGVQQQTIDVARIAYSGIAMSMAMAGNYMPNLDRGEKALGIGIGNYRGYSALGINFKALNKDGQSAWGLGVATTRNEWSLNVGTSWRWR, from the coding sequence TTGTCTACTGCCTTGGCACCTTTAGTCGCGAGTGCCATCACCGCAATTGCCAATGGAGGTTCGCTGATTGCTTCGACTGCTGGCGGAGTGACGAGCGGTATGCTTCAAACGCAAGGTGCTACCTTTAACAATACAGATTTTAAGAATGTTCCCGTTCCTGAAGGTTGCTCTGCAGCGAACGGAGTTGACACTACAGTTACTGGTTTGTGTGCCAACGCTGGAACGAGTGTGGGCGTTAATGGAGCGACGGTGACAACTCTGGCTCATGGTTCTACGGCATATGGTTCGCATTCACTTGCCCAAGATGCCAACACTACCGCAATTGGCTTTCGCTCAACGGCAACATTTGAAGGTTCTGTTGCGATTGGTTTTCAAGCCCGCGCAATTGCTGACCCTGCTACAGCCGTCGGTGCGAACTCATTGGCTTCGGGGAACGACTCTGTTGCACTTGGTGCCAGCGCCCAAGCAACTGGTAACCGATCCGTAGCACTGGGAGCCTATTCAGTTGCGGAGCAAGCTAATACGGTCTCCGTCGGTTCGGTCAATAACGAAAGACGTATTACCAATGTCGCGGCAGGTATTCAGCCGACAGATGGTGTGAATGTTTCCCAATTAAGGGGGGTGCAACAGCAAACTATTGATGTTGCGCGTATCGCTTATTCAGGTATTGCCATGAGTATGGCGATGGCTGGCAACTATATGCCTAATCTGGATAGGGGTGAAAAAGCATTGGGTATAGGTATAGGTAATTACCGCGGTTACTCTGCTTTGGGGATTAACTTTAAGGCGTTAAACAAGGATGGTCAAAGCGCTTGGGGCTTGGGTGTTGCGACGACTCGAAACGAATGGAGTCTTAATGTTGGTACCAGTTGGAGGTGGCGTTAA
- a CDS encoding DUF2827 domain-containing protein, giving the protein MRIGISVITQTEQNIWSNGLGQNVIFLAQSFLKLPFVQSVILLNTGDQSTMPPQVDLDALGLKMMTAREATDHIDLAIEMSGALNVAWLDYLRAKGKKIVWYCAGQPYTNLVEPNVFEKSGFFSRAERCDEIWVLPKDFIAFAPMLRALHRCPVYEVPYIWSPQFLIQRVTEVEKKGYSFGYRKRIPNAQGRMPGLRVAIFEPNISVVKCASIPMLVCDEAFRASPTHIDVMHVLNTLHFKDHPTMLYLANSLDLVKQHKAVFQGRHDFAGYMVQHADAVVAHQWQNDQNYSYLDALYGDYPLIHNSPWLRDAGYYYPDFNTLEGAKQLLLAASGHDSQLDHYRSQAAKVIAAVNPFAHDNLQNYARRLLHLFHSGTTQGLLT; this is encoded by the coding sequence ATGCGTATTGGTATTTCAGTCATCACACAGACCGAACAAAATATTTGGAGTAACGGTCTGGGACAGAACGTTATTTTTCTAGCCCAGTCTTTTTTGAAGTTACCGTTTGTTCAATCAGTCATCTTGCTGAACACCGGCGATCAAAGCACTATGCCGCCACAGGTGGACTTGGATGCCTTAGGTCTAAAAATGATGACTGCTCGTGAAGCTACCGATCATATTGATTTGGCCATCGAAATGTCAGGCGCTCTGAATGTTGCTTGGCTAGATTATTTAAGAGCTAAAGGAAAAAAAATTGTCTGGTATTGCGCGGGTCAGCCCTACACCAATCTCGTCGAACCCAACGTATTTGAAAAATCAGGATTCTTCAGTCGGGCTGAACGTTGCGATGAGATTTGGGTTTTACCCAAAGATTTCATAGCGTTCGCACCCATGCTAAGGGCCTTGCATCGATGCCCTGTCTATGAAGTTCCGTATATTTGGTCGCCACAATTTCTGATTCAACGCGTCACTGAAGTAGAAAAAAAAGGCTATTCATTTGGCTACCGTAAGCGGATACCCAATGCGCAAGGGCGCATGCCAGGTTTGCGCGTGGCAATTTTTGAGCCGAATATTTCGGTCGTCAAATGCGCCAGTATTCCGATGCTGGTGTGCGATGAGGCTTTCCGCGCTAGCCCCACGCATATTGATGTCATGCATGTTCTCAATACCCTGCATTTCAAAGACCATCCCACCATGCTCTACCTAGCTAACTCACTTGATCTGGTTAAGCAGCACAAGGCGGTGTTCCAAGGCCGTCATGATTTTGCTGGCTATATGGTGCAGCATGCTGATGCTGTGGTGGCGCATCAATGGCAGAACGATCAGAACTACAGCTACTTAGATGCGCTGTATGGGGACTATCCGCTGATTCACAATTCGCCTTGGCTGCGGGATGCTGGTTACTACTACCCTGACTTCAATACGCTTGAAGGTGCTAAGCAGTTATTGCTAGCCGCTAGTGGGCATGACAGTCAACTCGATCATTACCGAAGTCAAGCCGCTAAAGTAATTGCAGCTGTTAATCCTTTTGCACATGACAATCTGCAAAATTATGCGAGGCGTTTGCTCCATCTTTTTCATAGCGGAACAACTCAGGGGTTGCTCACATGA
- a CDS encoding DUF2827 domain-containing protein: MNDSNTSNKTAHNASQPCVDSLRVGVSIFVRKGEQSLWENGIYQNCLFLVILLLRAPNVGKTYLVCGGGDGDINDAQRFMKDSPVPIIDMLTAANELDVMIEMSAQLDRNWAISFRERGGKIVTMRVGNDYVIDIERMIFDKPHGLLMAGTPYDEVWTLPEYAMTCAHYFGSAMRAPVRLMPHLWSSVVLDKAARKLPDAQSFGYKPGRKKWRLGIFEPNICMVKTSHLAMLLIDLAHRANPRFIAQLQVYNTLNLKDQTSFVGFANSLDIVKHGLATFEGRFPVYQCLSAQVDAVVSHQWENGQNYLYYEVLHGGYPLIHNSTFIADCGYFYPDFDCEQGGLATLQAYAQHDADLSNYRQKAQAFLQTLNPEYEDNIRLYNAALVDLYRAEKLCS; encoded by the coding sequence ATGAATGATTCAAACACTTCAAACAAGACGGCGCACAACGCAAGTCAGCCGTGTGTTGACAGCTTGCGCGTAGGCGTCTCTATATTTGTCCGTAAAGGTGAGCAGTCCTTGTGGGAAAACGGGATTTATCAAAACTGTCTATTTTTGGTGATACTGCTGCTGCGTGCGCCTAACGTAGGTAAAACCTATTTGGTCTGCGGCGGCGGTGATGGGGATATTAACGATGCACAGCGATTCATGAAGGACTCACCGGTACCTATTATTGATATGCTCACGGCCGCTAATGAGCTCGACGTCATGATAGAGATGAGCGCTCAACTCGATCGTAATTGGGCCATAAGCTTTCGTGAACGCGGTGGAAAAATAGTGACTATGCGCGTCGGCAATGACTACGTGATCGATATTGAGCGGATGATTTTCGATAAACCCCACGGCTTGTTGATGGCGGGTACGCCCTACGATGAAGTCTGGACCTTACCGGAATATGCGATGACTTGTGCACATTATTTTGGCAGTGCTATGCGCGCACCGGTACGACTTATGCCGCATTTGTGGAGCTCGGTTGTACTAGATAAAGCCGCCAGAAAATTACCTGATGCTCAGAGTTTTGGCTATAAGCCGGGGCGCAAAAAATGGCGCTTGGGTATTTTTGAGCCGAATATTTGCATGGTCAAAACCAGCCATTTGGCAATGCTGCTGATTGATTTGGCGCACAGAGCCAATCCACGTTTTATTGCGCAATTACAGGTCTACAACACACTAAATCTAAAAGATCAGACCAGCTTTGTGGGTTTTGCAAACAGCTTAGATATTGTTAAACATGGACTGGCTACCTTTGAAGGTCGCTTTCCCGTCTACCAATGTCTGTCGGCACAGGTTGATGCAGTGGTGTCGCACCAATGGGAAAATGGACAAAATTATCTGTATTACGAGGTATTGCATGGAGGCTATCCATTGATCCATAACTCCACCTTTATCGCTGACTGTGGATACTTCTATCCTGACTTCGACTGTGAACAAGGTGGCTTGGCAACACTGCAAGCGTATGCCCAGCATGATGCAGATTTATCCAATTACCGCCAAAAGGCGCAAGCTTTTTTGCAAACATTAAACCCCGAGTATGAGGACAATATCCGTCTCTACAATGCTGCGCTGGTCGATCTTTACCGCGCCGAAAAACTATGCAGCTGA